Proteins co-encoded in one Gouania willdenowi chromosome 1, fGouWil2.1, whole genome shotgun sequence genomic window:
- the elfn2a gene encoding extracellular leucine-rich repeat and fibronectin type III domain containing 2a, which yields MAGLCSRFLPASSLLVCLLLPTLLLLNLPGVVKGDCWLIEGDKGYVWLAICSQNQPPYETIPQHINSTVHDLRLNENKIKAVLFISMYRFTNLTDLNLTKNEISYIEDGAFAGQANLQVLQLGYNKMTNLTEGMLRGLGRMQCLFLQHNLIEVIATNAFWECPNLNSLDLSSNKLSRLDPSTFTTLARLMVCELAGNPFHCGCDLYSFLTWLEEFNNVTHTYDRLQCETPPEMTGYPLLSPVPGHGRNARFILLSMCRRGALFPGLTSQMPDSDGSGMGMDNPDQGLYHQPVINSTPDPNYNHQISLKLQSVSLSTASLIVQIPRPYSKMYILSKINHTFSEDIMPLKNKKDIIHLDKLKPHTNYTYCVASAGKTQRYNHTCLSFSTRAIEPGDARTNPSTTTHYIMTILGCLFGMVIVLGVVYYCLRRRRIQEEKEKAISVKKTILEMRYGPEAAAAVANDPGAMQRLQEQAHHQHHHSGGGGGKLPQSASSSTGMLHGSTNTSSSRLSTLPQVEKMATAFTEAIGGKSNYMDVRTGLAVDGREAVGAGGASGVGGEVVVDMRGGAENGLEAGEDSDDDGHGSASEISTIAKEVDKVNQIINNCIDALKLDASAGAVTTADNVTSVSSPQPPCIASLPRNLLPLSPGHPNDQIMASSPKIHTKAHTQQHLQPHIPPHPQQHPQAHPQAHTQIHPQLHQQPHPSMAPVPLVMPLSERPGISGGGFLSPPYRDPPPANAVRPLQRQLSADTAVGKNRCGGPPPGSVKNTRVYSVDIPEPRSDPPPKYPIEKGSPVGCSGGSGSGGGGGMGCNGNGMGNVNGGGVNLNGGGMGCSNGSGGGVVKPGQQQHHLEVQPDYHSSEHRHSFPALYSEGGCESPTPAQKASFLKPLGRTKRDATAAYSQLSPSRHHNYNSGYSSSPEYSSESTLRIWERFRPYKKNPREEASYIAAGHALRKKVQFAKDEDLHDILDYWKGVSAQQKL from the exons ATGGCCGGACTTTGCTCTCGCTTTCTGCCTGCGTCCTCCCTGCTTGTCTGCCTCCTGCTCCCCACGCTGTTGCTCCTCAACCTGCCAGGTGTGGTTAAAGGAGACTGCTGGCTGATCGAGGGGGACAAAGGCTACGTTTGGTTGGCTATCTGCAGCCAGAACCAGCCGCCGTATGAGACCATCCCCCAGCACATCAACAGCACG gttcaTGACTTGAGGTTGAATGAGAATAAAATCAAGGCAGTGCTCTTCATCTCTATGTACCGCTTTACAAACCTCACGGACCTTAACCTGACCAAGAACGAAATCAGCTATATTGAGGATGGAGCCTTTGCTGGACAGGCCAACCTACAG GTTTTACAGCTGGGCTACAACAAGATGACTAATCTGACTGAGGGTATGTTGAGAGGTCTGGGCCGGATGCAGTGCCTCTTCTTACAACACAACCTCATTGAGGTCATTGCCACAAATGCCTTCTGGGAGTGCCCTAACCTCAACAGTTTAGACCTATCCTCTAATAAGTTATCACGTCTTGATCCGTCCACCTTCACCACTCTTGCCAGGCTGATGGTCTGTGAACTAGCAGGAAATCCATTCCACTGTGGTTGTGATCTTTACAGCTTTCTCACTTGGCTGGAAGAGTTCAATAATGTCACCCACACCTACGACCGCCTTCAGTGTGAGACACCTCCAGAAATGACTGGTTACCCTCTCCTGAGCCCAGTGCCTGGACATGGCAGAAATGCTCGTTTTATTCTTTTGTCCATGTGTCGTCGTGGTGcgttgtttccaggtttgacCTCCCAGATGCCTGATTCAGATGGTTCAGGGATGGGTATGGACAATCCAGATCAAGGTCTGTACCACCAACCAGTCATAAACTCCACCCCTGATCCCAACTACAATCATCAGATCTCTTTAAAGCTCCAAAGCGTATCCCTCTCCACAGCCTCTCTAATTGTTCAGATCCCTCGACCGTACAGTAAGATGTACATCCTCTCCAAGATCAACCACACCTTCAGTGAGGATATAATGCcactcaaaaacaaaaaggacaTTATTCATTTAGACAAACTCAAACCACACACCAACTACACTTATTGTGTGGCCTCTGCGGGCAAAACCCAACGTTACAACCATACTTGTCTTTCCTTTTCAACACGAGCTATTGAGCCAGGGGATGCACGGACCAATCCATCCACAACCACGCACTACATTATGACCATCCTTGGATGTCTGTTTGGCATGGTAATTGTGCTTGGAGTTGTCTATTACTGTCTCCGACGACGACGCATCCAGGAAGAGAAGGAAAAGGCTATTAGTGTGAAGAAAACCATTCTGGAGATGAG GTATGGCCCGGAGGCAGCTGCAGCAGTAGCCAATGACCCAGGTGCCATGCAACGCCTCCAGGAGCAAGCTCACCACCAGCACCATCATTCCGGTGGCGGCGGAGGCAAGCTACCTCAATCTGCCTCTTCCAGCACTGGCATGCTCCATGGTTCGACAAACACCAGCTCCTCCCGCCTCTCCACTCTGCCCCAGGTGGAAAAAATGGCCACAGCATTTACCGAGGCAATTGGCGGAAAGAGCAACTACATGGATGTGAGGACTGGTTTGGCAGTTGATGGTCGGGAGGCAGTGGGTGCAGGTGGGGCATCAGGTGTGGGAGGAGAAGTAGTTGTTGATATGCGAGGTGGGGCTGAAAATGGCCTTGAGGCAGGGGAGGACTCAGATGACGATGGACATGGTTCAGCATCTGAGATCTCTACGATTGCGAAGGAAGTGGATAAGGTTAACCAAATCATCAATAATTGCATTGATGCCCTGAAGTTGGATGCCTCAGCTGGTGCTGTTACCACAGCTGACAATGTGACCTCTGTTTCCTCTCCTCAGCCTCCTTGCATTGCGTCCCTACCCCGTAACCTTCTGCCTCTTTCTCCAGGTCATCCCAATGATCAAATCATGGCGTCCTCCCCTAAAATACATACAAAGGCTCACACACAACAGCATCTACAGCCACATATTCCACCACATCCTCAGCAACATCCCCAGGCACACCCTCAGGCTCATACACAGATTCATCCCCAACTCCATCAGCAGCCTCATCCTTCTATGGCCCCTGTGCCTTTGGTGATGCCCTTGTCTGAAAGGCCAGGTATCAGCGGCGGGGGGTTTCTTTCTCCTCCTTATCGTGACCCGCCCCCGGCCAATGCAGTGCGGCCCCTCCAGAGGCAGTTAAGTGCTGATACTGCTGTAGGAAAGAACCGATGTGGGGGCCCTCCTCCAGGATCTGTGAAGAATACAAGAGTGTACAGCGTGGATATCCCAGAACCGCGAAGTGATCCCCCTCCCAAATATCCAATAGAAAAAGGAAGCCCTGTTGGTTGTAGCGGAGGAAGCGGAAGTGGAGGAGGTGGTGGAATGGGCTGCAATGGAAATGGTATGGGAAACGTAAATGGGGGTGGAGTGAATTTGAATGGGGGCGGAATGGGATGCAGTAATGGAAGTGGAGGAGGGGTAGTCAAACCTGGACAGCAGCAACATCACTTGGAGGTACAGCCCGACTACCACAGTTCTGAGCACCGTCACTCATTTCCCGCACTCTACTCTGAGGGCGGCTGTGAGTCGCCGACTCCAGCCCAAAAGGCTTCCTTTCTCAAGCCGTTGGGTCGTACCAAGAGGGATGCTACAGCTGCTTACTCCCAGCTCTCGCCATCTCGTCATCACAACTACAACTCTGGATACTCATCCAGTCCAGAATACTCTTCAGAGAGCACGCTTCGGATTTGGGAACGTTTTCGGCCATACAAGAAAAACCCCAGAGAAGAGGCCTCCTATATAGCAGCAGGTCACGCCCTACGTAAGAAGGTGCAGTTTGCCAAGGACGAGGACCTTCATGATATTTTAGACTACTGGAAGGGTGTATCTGCCCAGCAGAAGCTGTGA